TGTTTTATATAATCGTTGGTATTTGTATTCTAGTGGTGATTGTTGTGTTGTGGATGATTGATAAATTTGCGGGCTCTTCCGAAATGATGGGTGGGTTTAAAAATAGCGGCTTTAGAAAGTTGATGGTCGGGCTATCTGTTGCAGCTGTATTATCACTTGCTTACGGAATCTATGCAAAAGTCACGTATCAGCCGCCATTTATGGACATAAGTGTAAATGGCGATAGTTATACTGTTTTTGGTGATATAGGGGAAGTTGGTTATTATGCCGATGGGTTGGTGAAACAGGGTGAAAAGACTAACATTCGACTGGTTGCTTGGGAAGATTTAAACTTAGGTGATAAGACAAAGATAATGATTAGCTATCCATCGGGAAAAGAAGTGAGCTGGAAGCCTGATATATCAATGATAAAAGGTGTTTCCATCAATGAAATAAAACAAATTTACGAGTTATCACCGTATACGTTTGAAGAATCTGGCGACGTAACCTTAACGATACGTGATAAGTCGTTAAGTTTTACGATTGAAGTAAAAGAGGGGAAGTAACAAGTGCAATGCAAAGGAGCCATTATATGAGAAATCTATCGTCTTTTGGAAAAATAAACCTGTGTGTAGGATTCTTATTTTTTATTTTTGGTGGTTTTGCATTTTTTATAGATAGTACTATTCCTTTAACTAAAGCTGTTACGGTGGTTGGAATATTCATAATGGCTGCTTCATTTCTTTATAAAAAATAGAATTTCAGGAGATGTATGAGTTGTTATTTATCCTATTCACAATAATTGGCATAGTAGCGGGCATAGCTATTGTTCTGCTAACTCGCCAGTTTAGAAAAACAAATAAATCTAAATTAGTAATTCTTGTACCTAGCATAGTTTCCATAATCATTGCTGTTTATTTGATGTATCTAGGAAATGTAAAAATAAAAGGTATTGACGGGGCAGCTTACATGCTCCTTTCACTCATCCTGTTTTGTTTTGGAGGAGTTGTACTGTATTTAACTGATAAAAAGTTAGATTAGCGGAAATGAACGACCGCTTTAGGAGTTGTTTTAAGGCTATGTTTACAATGAGAATGTCCATATCAATGCTTTAGCAGTTCAACATTTAGGTGATGCACAAACTACTTTAAGGAGATGCTTATGCCAAATAGAACGAACCTAATTAACTCTTATAACAGGACAGCAAAGAAACGGGATTCAAATCAGCAGCAACAATGGAAGGTGAAAGAACGGGACACATTCTATGCATTTTTAACAAAAGAAAATAGGCAAAGTCTATTAGAAATTGGCGCTGGTCCGGGAAAAGACAGTTTATTTTTTAATCAACAGGGACTAGATACATATAGTACTGATCTTTCACCAGAGATGGTAAAATTGTGCCTGCAAAAGGGACTGGCTGCAGAGGTGATGACCTTTGAAAATTTAGCTTTTCCAGACAATCATTTTGATGCTATTTGGGCGATGAATTGCTTGCTGCACGTACCAAAGGATGAAATCAGAATAGCATTCACCGAGATTAAACGTGTACTCAAACCGTCAGGGCTATTTTTTATGGGTGTGTACGGAGGCCAGGATTCGGAAGGCATTTGGGAGGATGACTTTTATGAGCCGAAACGATTCTTTTCCTTCTATGGACATGAATCAATTAAAAAGCTGCTAGCTGAATTTTTTACGATTGAATATTTTAATGTAGTTTCAGCTGAGGTGATAGGTGGAAGCCTTTCCTTTCAGTCGATTATCTTGCGGAATGGTTAGCTATGGATCCTTTATATCATCCAATTTGTATGTATATCGGCCATTATATCAATATAACCGCCAAATTCAAGATATATCAGTCAATATCGAAATATAACTGTCATTTTCAAAAAATAACGACCGTTTTACGGATATATCGACCAAAACACCAATGAAGTCTATTTTAAATCCGGCAATATACAGTTTACATATACCAATTGCCGAATGTTCATGGTATGTAAACAAAAAATAAACCAGGCTTACCCATAAGCCGGTTTATTTTTTTTGAAAGGATTTCCAATTTTTATATTGACGAAGTTTTTAAATATGCTATACTCAATCTAATTGATAATGAATATCATTATTAATTATTATGTTTATTTAATACCAATTCTACATAGGAAGGATCCTTCATGAAGATTCGTTATCTGTTAATGGCAGTTATTATTTTATCAATTAGTTCCATATTTATCGGTGTTACAGATATAATGCCATGGGAAATCCTGCGTTTATCAAACGAGCAATTGGAAGTTTTAATGATTAGCAGGATACCAAGATTAATTAGTATTTTAATTGCGGGAATGAGTATGAGCATCTGCGGTTTAATCATGCAGCAGCTGAGCCGTAACAAATTTGTATCTCCAACAACTGCCGGAACGCTTGATTCAGCTCGTTTAGGAGTATTGGTAGCGCTAATGGTCTTTACCTCAGCGAGCCCACTGGAAAAAATGCTTGTTTCATTCGTATTCGCCTTACTTGGGACGTTTGTGTTTATGAAAATCCTCGAGAAGATAAAATTCAAGGATGCGATTTTCATACCTTTGGTTGGGTTAATGTTTGGTAACATCATCAGTTCCTCAGCAACATTTTTTGCTTACAAAAATAATCTGATTCAAAACATGTCTTCGTGGATGCAAGGGGATTTTTCCATGATCATGAGCGGTAATTATGAGCTTATGTATATCAGTATTCCAATATTGATTATTGCTTATCTGTTTGCAAATAAATTTACAATTGCTGGCATGGGCGAGGATTTCTCGAAAAACTTGGGGTTGAATTATCGGCAAGTGGTCAATATTGGATTGGTTATTGTTGCCTTGGTAACCGCATCTGTTGTCTTATCTGTTGGGGTTATTCCATTTCTAGGGTTAATCATTCCAAACATCGTCACGATTTATCAAGGCGATCATTTGAAGAAAATCCTGTTACATACAGCATTACTTGGAGCTGTATTCGTACTATTTTGCGATATCGTTGGCCGGGTAATTATCTATCCATACGAAATTCCAATTAGCTTAACGGTTGGCGTAATTGGAAGTGCAATTTTTATTTATCTGCTGCTAAGGAGAAAGAAATATGGGCTATAAGAAAAAGACAATCATTCTGGCAGTTATTGCATTGGTTATTGCTGCGATTTACATACTATACAATTTAAGCGGCAATATTGGCTATATTTTACCACGAAGGATTATGGAAGTTGTTGCGATTATCATTACCGGAACCGCAATAGCATTCTCGACCACCGTGTTTATGACCATAACAAACAACCGTATTTTAACACCGAGTATCCTTGGGCTGGATTCACTTTATATGCTGTTGCAGACGTTTATCATCTTTATGTTCGGCTCAAAGTCCCTTGTAATGATGAACAGCAACATCAATTATTTTATTTCGATAGGCTTAATGATTTTGTTCTCACTGGTGCTTTATCGCTTTTTATTCAAAGGAGAAAATAATAATATTTACTTCCTATTATTAATTGGAATGATTTTAGGAACATTCTTTGGCAGTTTTACTTCATTTATGCAGGTGCTGATTGATCCGAATGAGTTTATGATTGTGCGCGACCGCATGTTTGCGAGTGTAAATAATGTAAATGAAAATCTTGTTTATTTATCACTTGGGTTACTGGTGCTGGTAACATTTTATTTCATGAGGTTTTACAAATATCTGGATGTGTTGGCATTAGGGAAACACCAGGCAATAAACCTTGGAGTCCCATATGATTATGTTGTGAAGCGGCTCCTGATTGTTGTTGCCATACTACTGTCAATTGCCACAGCACTAATTGGGCCAATTACGTTTTTAGGGCTGCTGGTAGTCAATTTGGCGTATGAATTTTTGAAAACGTACCGGCACTTTTATTTGATTATCGGATCCTCACTAATCAGTATTATCGCATTGTTGGGCGGACAATTCATTGTGGAGGAAATCTTTACATTTCAGACAACAATAAGTGTGATTATTAACTTTTTTGGTGGTGTTTACTTTATTTATCTTTTATTAAAGGAGAATAAGTCATGGTAGATATTAAAGGTTTGTTTAAAAAGTATAACGATAAAAGTGTAGTCGATGATGTGTCATTAACAATTGAAAAGGGTACGATTACCTCCTTTATCGGACCAAATGGTGCTGGTAAAAGTACATTAATTTCCATGATCAGCAGATTGATTACCAAGGATGCGGGGCATATTACCATCGATGGCGAGGATATAACAAAATCAAAGAACAATGATTTAGCAAAGAAAATTTCGATATTAAAACAATCAAATTCGATAAATTTACGATTAACGATTCGCGAACTGGTTTCCTTTGGGCGATTCCCTTACTCACAAGGAAAGTTAACGAAGGAAGACTGGTCAAAAGTTGATGAAGCAATTGAATACATGGAGCTTGAGGAAATTCAGGATAAATTTATTGATGAACTTAGCGGCGGCCAGCGACAACGGGCCCACATTGCAATGGTCATTGCCCAGGACACGGAATACGTGCTGCTTGATGAACCATTGAACAATTTGGATATGCGGCATTCGGTACAGATTATGAAAACGTTAAGGAGATTGGTAAATGAGCTTGGCAAAACCATTTTAATTGTGATTCATGACATTAATTTTGCGTCGTGCTATTCCGATCAAATTGTAGCATTAAAGGACGGGAAAATAGTTAAACAGGGTCCGACCTGCGATGTTATAGATGAATGTGTACTAAGGGATATCTATGACATGGATATGAATATAAAAAATATCAACGATAACCGTATTTGTGTTTATTTTTCATAAATAAGCACCCGGGAACTCCACTAATCACCGGGGGCTGGAGCTAAAATAAAAAAGGGAGATGAGATGAATGAGGAAATTTTTATTAGTTGCTTTGTTATGTATAGTTGCTGTGTTTGCCGCAGCATGTGGGAAATCGGAGGGTGAAAATGCGAATAGCAGTTCCAAAAAGTCAGAAGCGATAACTGTTAAGCACGAATTAGGAGAGACGAAAGTTAGTAAAAACCCGAAAAAAGTAGTTGTATTTGATTACGGAACATTGGATACACTTGATAAACTCGGTATAAAAGTTACTGGGGTGCCAAAGGGTAATATTCCATCATACATAGATAAATACGAAGCCAAGGAATATGAGAATGTTGGAAGCCTAAAAGAGCCGGATTTTGATAAGCTAGCCGAAATTGACCCTGATTTAATCATTATTTCCGGAAGGCAAGCTTCATTATATGAACAGCTTCAGGAACTTGCTCCAACTATATATCTTGGTGTTGATACAACCAGATATATGGAATCCTTTAAAGAAAATCTTGCAGTAATCGGAAACATTTTTAATAAAGAAGATGAAATTGACAAAGAATTAAAATCAATCGAACAATCAATAGCTGATTTGAAGAAAAAAGCGTCAGAAAGTGATATAAATGCATTAATTATTCTTGCAAACGATGACAAAATAAGTGCCTACGGACCAAGTTCTAGATTCGGATTAATTCACGACGTCTTTGGAATACCAGCGGTGGATAAAGGTATTGAAGTTTCTACACATGGAATGAACGTATCCTTTGAGTATGTGGTTGAGCAAGATCCAGATTTACTTTACGTTATTGACCGCGGCGCTGTGGTTGGCAGCAGTTCTTCAGCAAAACAAGTTGTGGAAAATGACCTAACCAAGAAGACGAAGGCCTATAAAAACGACAACATTGTTTATTTGGATCCGAATTATTGGTATTTATCTGGCGGCGGTTTAGTTTCCGTACAGGAAATGGTAAATGAAGTAGCAAAAAGTTTAAATTAAAAAGGATGCGAAAGGGTGATCGGCAATCGATCACTCTTTATGTTTTTTTAGGGAAATAAGTTATCCACATTTTATCCCAAAAACATATTCACAGCATAAATACATGATTTCCACACAGTTATCCCCAGAATTCTGTGGATAGCTTGTTAATAAGTGTTTAAATTGTCTGATTTCACAAACATGGTATGGGAATTTTTGTTAGACTAATAATATGAAAATAATTTAAAGGAGGCAATAAAGTGGATCGTATGACAGAAGAACAAGTAAACAATGAATTAGCAGGATTGACTGACTGGAATCTGATTGATGAAAAATGGATTGAAAGAATATATCGTTTTAAGAAATACTTAGCAGGCGTACGGTTTGTTGATAAAGTTGCTGAGTCTGCGGAGAATAAACAGCATCATCCATTGATTGCAATAGATTATAAAAAGGTAAGCGTGAAATTTTCATCATGGCAGGAAAAAGGTTTAACATCGGTAGACTTTGAAATGGCAAAGCGCGTTGATGTAATATATGAAGAATTAGAACAATAGATTCTGTCATTAATTGTCGATATTTCCCGGGAAATTATATTGCAGTTTCCTGATTTTCTCCCGGGTTGTTAGGGTCTGTGGTTTAGGAGAAATCACCTGAGTTTTTGGGGTTGTCGCCTGATTATATAGAGCTGTTGCCCGAGTTCACTGAATTTTTCTATACAGCACCAATTAGTGTAATAAAATCGTCAATGTCGCCGGAAATGCGATTGACTCCTTCTACAAAATAAAAAGTAGATGCCGTGGCCAGATCAATTTCCTCGGCTGAATATATGTAGATAGGCTTTCCTAAATCAAGTGCTATTCCGAGTTCTACATGGCTGCTCTTCCCGGCTGGGTGCAATAGTATGAAAATATCACTATTTTGGACGGCCTGTTTCTCCTGTTCACCAATCGCCTTTAGTGTGGTCGGTTCAACCGCCCGCTGATTCATTGTCCAATTGTAAGTATGGGAGAATCCTTTTAAAATAAGTTTTTGCGCAACGTATGTTACCATTTCCTTATTTTTAAAACTGGAAGCTATGTAAAAACGCACTGGATTTCCCCCTAATTTTGATTATTCCATTCATCAGCCAGCATTCCATATACGACGTGGTCGACATAGTGATCATATATCCATTCCGCTTGTCTGATTTGTCCCTCTTCAATAAATCCTAATCGCTTCGGAATTGACCGGCTCTTTTTATTTTCAAATGCTGCACGAATATCAACCCGATTAAAAGCTAGTTCGGTAAACGCGTAATCAGTCAGGTAGCGAACCACACGTGTGATAATCCCGTTTCCCTGGTAATCCTGTCCAAGCCAATAACCGATATAAGCTACTTTGTTGGACCAATCCAAACTATTAAAACTAGCAGTACCAACCATTTTTCCCTTATAGTGGACTGCAACAGTCATGCTTTTCTTATCCTGAAATCCCTGCATGGTGTGTTCAATAAAACCACGCGAATCATCAATCGTTGTGGTCGTATCAACCCAAGGTAACCATTCGCGTAAATAGGACCGCGACGCATCTGTTAAATTAAAAAGTTCTTCGGCATCATCAATTTGCATTAATTTTAATGTAAGATCTTCATCAATTTCACGGAAAAACATGAGCATAACCCCCGGTTAATTGTTTACTAGAACCTATCACACAGTTTGTTGGACAGAAATTCCCACTTGATGAGGTTTTATTCTATCATACCATAAATGTATACTAAGATTGAGACAAAGGTTTTAATGAAAAGCGCAACTGTGCAATGACAAAAACGAATATAATGAAGAGGTGACTAAAATGACAGCAAATTCGCCAAAATTGCCACTAACGCCTGAAGAAAGGTCCAGCTTAAGAGCTGCCAAAATTAAATTATGTGAAATTACTCAGTTAGATGTGCATAACCTTGCAAATGCCCTTAATGCCTCGCTAAATAGAGCGGAATATTTACATGGTCTGGCTATCTTTCAATCTATCCCGTCGATTGGACCGAAGCTTGCACATCTTGTGATCGATTTAGGCTACTATTCATTTGACGCTGTAAAATATGAGTCAGGCGAAGAACTCACCAATAGAGCCGAAGAGAATTACGGATATTGGATGGACCCTTGTGTAGAGGATTCCCTCCGCTGTGTGGTTTATCATGCCAACCACCCTGGCAGTGATAAAAAGTGGTTTGAATTTACTGGAGAACGAAAAGAATATCGAAAGGAGAATGGATATCCTGAGACACGTCCAAAACGCGCGTGGTATGATGCAGAGAAAACATAAAGATAAAGGATTTTTCAAAGATCTCTTATAA
This Virgibacillus phasianinus DNA region includes the following protein-coding sequences:
- a CDS encoding class I SAM-dependent methyltransferase — protein: MPNRTNLINSYNRTAKKRDSNQQQQWKVKERDTFYAFLTKENRQSLLEIGAGPGKDSLFFNQQGLDTYSTDLSPEMVKLCLQKGLAAEVMTFENLAFPDNHFDAIWAMNCLLHVPKDEIRIAFTEIKRVLKPSGLFFMGVYGGQDSEGIWEDDFYEPKRFFSFYGHESIKKLLAEFFTIEYFNVVSAEVIGGSLSFQSIILRNG
- a CDS encoding ABC transporter permease, which translates into the protein MKIRYLLMAVIILSISSIFIGVTDIMPWEILRLSNEQLEVLMISRIPRLISILIAGMSMSICGLIMQQLSRNKFVSPTTAGTLDSARLGVLVALMVFTSASPLEKMLVSFVFALLGTFVFMKILEKIKFKDAIFIPLVGLMFGNIISSSATFFAYKNNLIQNMSSWMQGDFSMIMSGNYELMYISIPILIIAYLFANKFTIAGMGEDFSKNLGLNYRQVVNIGLVIVALVTASVVLSVGVIPFLGLIIPNIVTIYQGDHLKKILLHTALLGAVFVLFCDIVGRVIIYPYEIPISLTVGVIGSAIFIYLLLRRKKYGL
- a CDS encoding iron chelate uptake ABC transporter family permease subunit → MGYKKKTIILAVIALVIAAIYILYNLSGNIGYILPRRIMEVVAIIITGTAIAFSTTVFMTITNNRILTPSILGLDSLYMLLQTFIIFMFGSKSLVMMNSNINYFISIGLMILFSLVLYRFLFKGENNNIYFLLLIGMILGTFFGSFTSFMQVLIDPNEFMIVRDRMFASVNNVNENLVYLSLGLLVLVTFYFMRFYKYLDVLALGKHQAINLGVPYDYVVKRLLIVVAILLSIATALIGPITFLGLLVVNLAYEFLKTYRHFYLIIGSSLISIIALLGGQFIVEEIFTFQTTISVIINFFGGVYFIYLLLKENKSW
- a CDS encoding ABC transporter ATP-binding protein, whose product is MVDIKGLFKKYNDKSVVDDVSLTIEKGTITSFIGPNGAGKSTLISMISRLITKDAGHITIDGEDITKSKNNDLAKKISILKQSNSINLRLTIRELVSFGRFPYSQGKLTKEDWSKVDEAIEYMELEEIQDKFIDELSGGQRQRAHIAMVIAQDTEYVLLDEPLNNLDMRHSVQIMKTLRRLVNELGKTILIVIHDINFASCYSDQIVALKDGKIVKQGPTCDVIDECVLRDIYDMDMNIKNINDNRICVYFS
- a CDS encoding siderophore ABC transporter substrate-binding protein → MRKFLLVALLCIVAVFAAACGKSEGENANSSSKKSEAITVKHELGETKVSKNPKKVVVFDYGTLDTLDKLGIKVTGVPKGNIPSYIDKYEAKEYENVGSLKEPDFDKLAEIDPDLIIISGRQASLYEQLQELAPTIYLGVDTTRYMESFKENLAVIGNIFNKEDEIDKELKSIEQSIADLKKKASESDINALIILANDDKISAYGPSSRFGLIHDVFGIPAVDKGIEVSTHGMNVSFEYVVEQDPDLLYVIDRGAVVGSSSSAKQVVENDLTKKTKAYKNDNIVYLDPNYWYLSGGGLVSVQEMVNEVAKSLN
- a CDS encoding 4a-hydroxytetrahydrobiopterin dehydratase, translated to MTEEQVNNELAGLTDWNLIDEKWIERIYRFKKYLAGVRFVDKVAESAENKQHHPLIAIDYKKVSVKFSSWQEKGLTSVDFEMAKRVDVIYEELEQ
- a CDS encoding group-specific protein, which encodes MRFYIASSFKNKEMVTYVAQKLILKGFSHTYNWTMNQRAVEPTTLKAIGEQEKQAVQNSDIFILLHPAGKSSHVELGIALDLGKPIYIYSAEEIDLATASTFYFVEGVNRISGDIDDFITLIGAV
- a CDS encoding GNAT family N-acetyltransferase; its protein translation is MFFREIDEDLTLKLMQIDDAEELFNLTDASRSYLREWLPWVDTTTTIDDSRGFIEHTMQGFQDKKSMTVAVHYKGKMVGTASFNSLDWSNKVAYIGYWLGQDYQGNGIITRVVRYLTDYAFTELAFNRVDIRAAFENKKSRSIPKRLGFIEEGQIRQAEWIYDHYVDHVVYGMLADEWNNQN
- a CDS encoding helix-hairpin-helix domain-containing protein, translating into MTANSPKLPLTPEERSSLRAAKIKLCEITQLDVHNLANALNASLNRAEYLHGLAIFQSIPSIGPKLAHLVIDLGYYSFDAVKYESGEELTNRAEENYGYWMDPCVEDSLRCVVYHANHPGSDKKWFEFTGERKEYRKENGYPETRPKRAWYDAEKT